Proteins encoded by one window of Salvia splendens isolate huo1 chromosome 7, SspV2, whole genome shotgun sequence:
- the LOC121741443 gene encoding protein disulfide isomerase-like 1-4: MATTSLTLSLLLASLLLFSLLSTPVFASSTADEDDEDLSFLEEPESAVPGDHPLSDDEYSDDGEDEDFENSDDFDVPSDFGHGDEGGGAIDEKDVLVLTDRNLSSFVDENKYVMVEFYAPWCGHCKELAPEYAAAATELKDADVKLAKVDATVENALAENYEVQGFPTVLFFVDGEHQTYSGQRTKDAIVTWIKKKTGPGVSNITTTEDAERILTSEEKVVLAFLDSLVGPDSEEFAAASKLDDDVNFYQTANPNVAKLFNLEADVKRPAIVLLKKEAEKVTHFDGQFKKSAIAKFVSANKLPIVITFSRESASMIFESPIKKQVLLFATSNNSQEAFQAFQEAANLFKGKLIFVYVDVGNEEVGRPVADYFGITGDDPKILGYVASEETKKFVFDGEVTLETIKTFGEAFVEDKLKPFYKSDPIPVNNDGDVKIVVGDNFDDIVLDESKDVLLEIYAPWCGHCQSLEPTYNKLANHLRGIESLVVAKMDGTTNEHPRAKAEGYPTIVFFPAGKKSADPIPVESERTVVAFYKFIKKHASIPFKLPKPSSSPASSSDNAHAKEDATTSSSDVKDEL; the protein is encoded by the exons ATGGCGACGACTAGCCTCACTCTCTCACTCCTACTCGCCTCTCTCCTCCTCTTCTCCCTCCTTTCCACCCCCGTTTTCGCCTCTTCCACCGCCGACGAAGACGACGAAGACCTCAGTTTCCTCGAGGAACCGGAATCCGCCGTGCCCGGCGACCATCCTCTCTCCGACGACGAATACTCCGACGACGGAGAAGATGAGGACTTCGAGAACTCCGACGACTTCGATGTGCCTTccgatttcggccacggcgaCGAAGGGGGTGGTGCAATTGATGAGAAGGATGTTCTGGTTTTGACGGACCGCAATTTGAGCAGCTTCGTTGATGAGAATAAGTATGTGATGGTGGAGTTCTACGCGCCCTGGTGCGGCCACTGCAAGGAGCTGGCGCCGGAGTACGCCGCCGCCGCTACCGAGCTTAAGGATGCGGATGTGAAGCTTGCTAAGGTCGACGCAACGGTGGAGAATGCGCTCGCGGAGAATTATGAAGTTCAGGGGTTTCCGactgttttgttttttgtggaTGGGGAGCACCAAACCTACTCCGGTCAACGGACAAA GGATGCTATTGTTACCTGGATCAAGAAGAAAACTGGACCTGGTGTATCTAACATAACTACAACAGAGGATGCCGAGCGTATATTGACGTCTGAGGAGAAGGTTGTTCTGGCCTTCCTCGACTCATTGGTG GGTCCTGACAGTGAAGAGTTTGCAGCTGCGTCAAAGCTTGATGATGATGTTAACTTTTACCAAACTGCAAATCCTAATGTTGCAAAGCTGTTTAACTTGGAAGCTGACGTTAAGCGCCCTGCAATAGTCCTATTGAAGAAAGAGGCGGAGAAAGTGACACATTTTG ATGGTCAATTCAAAAAGTCTGCAATAGCTAAATTCGTCTCTGCCAACAAACTTCCTATTGTGATCACTTTTAGCAGAGAAAGTGCCTCAATGATATTTGAGAGTCCAATAAAAAAGCAG GTTTTGCTTTTTGCCACGTCTAATAACTCACAAGAGGCCTTTCAAGCATTTCAAGAAGCTGCAAATCTCTTCAAGGGAAAG CTGATATTTGTATATGTGGATGTTGGCAATGAAGAAGTAGGGAGACCTGTGGCAGATTATTTTGGAATCACTGGAGACGATCCAAAA ATTTTGGGCTATGTTGCAAGTGAGGAGACTAAGAAATTTGTCTTTGACGGGGAAGTTACTCTAGAGACAATCAAG ACATTCGGGGAGGCTTTTGTTGAAGACAAGCTCAAACCATTCTACAAATCAGACCCAATTCCTGTGAAT AATGATGGTGACGTAAAAATTGTTGTTGGGGACAATTTCGATGATATTGTTTTGGATGAGTCTAAAGATGTTCTTCTTGAG ATTTATGCACCGTGGTGTGGTCATTGCCAATCTCTCGAACCAACATACAACAAACTCGCCAACCACTTGCGTGGTATTGAATCTCTAGTCGTGGCGAAAATGGATGGAACCACGAATGAACACCCCAGAGCCAAG GCTGAGGGGTACCCCACAATTGTCTTCTTCCCAGCAGGAAAGAAGAGTGCCGATCCT ATTCCAGTTGAGTCCGAGCGAACAGTGGTGGCGTTCTACAAGTTCATCAAGAAGCATGCTTCTATCCCGTTTAAGCTACCTAAACCTAGCTCGTCTCCGGCATCGTCATCTGACAATGCTCACGCCAAGGAAGACGCGACGACCTCCTCCAGTGATGTCAAAGATGAGCTATAG
- the LOC121742365 gene encoding 4-hydroxy-3-methylbut-2-en-1-yl diphosphate synthase (ferredoxin), chloroplastic-like, with protein MATGVVPTSFTGLKSRDHLGLGFGKSSDFVRVSDLQRVKFGRSKVAVIRNSSNPGSETVEFKPASEGSPLLVPRQKYCESIHKTVRRKTRTVMVGNVALGSEHPIRIQTMTTTDTKDVAGTVEQVMRISDQGADLVRITVQGRKEADACFEIKNTLVQKNYNIPLVADIHFAPPVALRVAECFDKIRVNPGNFADRRAQFEILEYTDDDYQKELEHIEKVFTPLVEKCKKYGVAMRIGTNHGSLSDRIMSYHGDSPRGMVESAFEYARICRKLDFHNFVFSMKASNPVIMVQAYRLLVAEMNVLGWDYPLHLGVTEAGEGEDGRMKSAIGIGTLLTDGLGDTIRVSLTEPPEEEIDPCRRLANLGMKTAELQKGVAPFEEKHRHYFDFQRRTGQLPIQKEGEVVDYRGVLHRDGSVLMSVSLDQLKSPELLYKSLAAKLIVGMPFKDLATVDSILLRELPSQDDKDARLALKRLIDVSMGVITPLSEQLTKPLPNALAMVTLKELSSGAHELLPEGTRLVVSVRGDEPQEELEILKTTDATMILHHIPYADEQTSRVHAARRLFEYLSENSLDFPVIHHIEFPKGIHRDDLVIGAGTNAGALLVDGLGDGILLESPDQEFEFLRDTSFNLLQGCRMRNTKTEYVSCPSCGRTLFDLQVISAEIRDKTSHLPGVSIAIMGCIVNGPGEMADADFGYVGGAPGKIDLYVGKTVVKRGIAMEGATDALIELIKEHGRWVDPPVEE; from the exons ATGGCGACTGGAGTTGTTCCAACTTCATTTACCGGTCTCAAAAGCCGGGATCATCTAGGCTTGGGGTTCGGAAAGAGTTCCGACTTTGTTAGAGTTTCTGACTTGCAAAGGGTTAAGTTTGGCAGGAGCAAGGTTGCAGTGATAAGAAACTCAAGCAACCCTGGTTCAGAAACTGTTGAGTTCAAGCCAGCATCGGAGGGAAGCCCACTGTTAG TTCCCAGGCAGAAGTATTGTGAATCCATACACAAGACAGTCCGGAGAAAAACCCGCACAGTGATGGTTGGAAATGTTGCTTTAGGTAGTGAGCATCCCATCAGAATTCAAACAATGACTACCACAGATACAAAGGATGTTGCTGGAACTGTTGAGCAG GTAATGAGAATATCAGATCAAGGAGCTGATCTTGTTAGAATTACGGTACAAGGAAGGAAAGAAGCAGATGCTTGTTTTGAAATTAAGAATACCCTTGTTCAGAAGAA CTACAATATCCCTCTGGTGGCTGACATTCACTTTGCTCCACCAGTGGCTCTGCGAGTTGCTGAATGTTTTGACAAAATTCGTGTTAACCCAGGAAACTTTG CTGATAGGAGGGCACAGTTTGAGATACTGGAATACACCGATGATGACTATCAGAAAGAACTTGAGCATATTGAGAAG GTTTTCACTCCTTTGGTTGAAAAATGCAAGAAGTATGGCGTGGCAATGCGCATTGGAACCAACCATGGTAGTCTTTCAGACCGCATTATGAGTTATCATGGAGACTCGCCCAGGGGAATG GTGGAGTCTGCATTTGAATATGCAAGGATTTGCCGAAAATTGGACTTCCATAATTTTGTGTTCTCAATGAAAGCAAGCAACCCAGTTATTATGGTTCAGGCGTACCGCCTCCTTGTAGCTGAAATGAATGTTCTAGGATGGGATTACCCATTACATTTGGGAGTCACTGAAGCTGGTGAGGGTGAAGATGGAAGGATGAAATCTGCGATAGGAATCGGAACACTCCTTACA GACGGCCTAGGTGATACTATTAGAGTTTCTCTAACTGAACCTCCAGAGGAGGAGATAGACCCCTGCAGAAGATTGGCTAATCTTGGAATGAAGACAGCTGAACTTCAGAAAGGAGTG GCACCATTTGAAGAAAAGCACAGACACTATTTTGATTTCCAACGTAGAACTGGTCAACTTCCCATTCAAAAGGAG GGTGAAGTGGTTGACTATAGAGGTGTGCTTCACCGCGATGGTTCAGTTCTGATGTCAGTTTCTCTGGATCAGTTGAAG TCACCGGAATTGCTATACAAATCCCTTGCAGCAAAACTTATTGTCGGAATGCCATTCAAG GACCTAGCCACTGTGGACTCAATCTTGCTGAGAGAACTTCCATCACAAGATGATAAAGATGCC AGGTTGGCTCTCAAACGTCTGATAGACGTTAGCATGGGAGTAATAACCCCTTTATCAGAACAATTGACAAAACCATTACCAAATGCTTTGGCCATGGTAACTCTCAAGGAATTGTCATCTGGTGCTCACGAGCTTCTTCCAGAAG GTACACGTTTGGTAGTCTCTGTGCGTGGTGACGAACCACAAGAAGAGTTGGAAATTCTGAAGACTACTGATGCGACCATGATCCTTCATCACATACCATATGCAGATGAGCAAACCAGCAGAGTTCATGCTGCAAGAAG GCTCTTTGAGTATCTTTCTGAGAACTCGCTGGACTTCCCAGTTATTCATCACATAGAGTTCCCAAAAGGAATCCACAG AGATGACTTGGTTATCGGTGCTGGCACCAACGCAGGAGCGCTTCTGGTAGACGGACTAGGAGACGGTATTCTATTGGAATCCCCGGATCAAGAGTTTGAGTTCCTCAGGGATACTTCATTCAATTTGCTACAAGGCTGCAGAATGAGAAATACAAAGACG GAATACGTGTCATGCCCATCTTGTGGAAGGACATTGTTCGACCTTCAAGTGATTAGTGCAGAGATAAGAGACAAGACATCTCATTTGCCTGGTGTTTCG ATTGCAATCATGGGTTGCATTGTGAATGGCCCTGGAGAAATGGCTGACGCGGATTTCGGCTACGTTGGCGGTGCTCCTGGAAAGATTGACCTTTATGTTGGCAAG ACGGTGGTGAAGAGAGGTATCGCGATGGAGGGTGCAACAGACGCACTGATCGAGCTGATCAAGGAGCATGGTCGGTGGGTGGATCCACCAGTCGAGGAGTAG
- the LOC121811330 gene encoding uncharacterized protein LOC121811330 — protein MEALGDGEGCKIVMEVLGDGEGWKRKKLDVEDYLDFIDDRDLSLTVRQLREVMSMHGFKKIEAPKATLMEMVSTMELMDLQRSSLLDGVSGDASLTLKEVKDDLKYLSWQDCHVTSVLTYGAGGTSQSSAGVSLRRKVGKVAIEDSVHWY, from the exons ATGGAAGCTTTGGGAGACGGGGAAGGTTGCAAGATAGTGATGGAAGTTTTGGGAGACGGCGAAggttggaagaggaagaagcttGATGTAGAAGATTACCTCGATTTCATTGACGACCGCGATCTGTCTCTCACCGTTCGTCAACTTCGCGAG GTCATGAGCATGCATGGGTTCAAAAAGATCGAAGCTCCAAAG GCGACTCTGATGGAAATGGTTTCAACAATGGAGTTGATGGATCTCCAGCGGTCGAGTCTGCTAGACGGCGTATCTGGAGATGCAAGCTTAACCCTGAAGGAAGTGAAAGACGACCTCAAATATCTCAGCTGGCAGGACTGCCACGTCACATCTGTTCTCACCTACGGCGCCGGCGGTACTTCCCAATCCTCCGCCGGCGTCTCACTGAGAAGGAAGGTGGGTAAAGTTGCTATTGAGGATTCTGTCCACTGGTACTAG